Proteins encoded in a region of the Triticum dicoccoides isolate Atlit2015 ecotype Zavitan chromosome 3A, WEW_v2.0, whole genome shotgun sequence genome:
- the LOC119270096 gene encoding uncharacterized protein LOC119270096, whose product MPLLSLVPSVGRSSQAPPLATRAKEEEPIEGQDHLGVAVPRSEEEGGDLAPPIGGRRAHAQGRQQQRSIPATKICHQPPLRSSSSPPGDVMMIRIPALRSRSSPPGDVSTNRIQGGKLSPSTCAKIQILPSRGCDDELNPRKKHLLRPSLSIIQKRARRRPHHLLRPCSSQPDDSKIPGQKHMLRPCLSIQPPPNYCWGAKRSRTNNNNSWRDWSNLGDGPAGLIAERVLAFDVADYLRFRAVCRPWRHCSIEPHTHGGLDRRFHPWRWVLLREPLAAPNRRCFLNSFTGEFIQVDLPELLDHELLAVTPEGLLVLLHDHNHVRLLNPLTRHVTELPPLTTLLPSKDHVMLSYFNIDDFLATGSGIASDDSTVLLCFNRFRILGMAKPGDDHWILLKYNHDGFTHTPLMFAGRFYYVKVKGVMALQICPNQPPRLEVAAKLNMHVSPISEGLHLVNSCGDLMLIHRQIVPLTSPDKSRYQYDMYRVNLDTGTLLPVKSLGGSAGRAMFWGMHCSFSVPLEVFPSGSISADTIYPSFDFTERSLLKVGAYHLLDGHIERPSGLLQRPNTLVDCLSLSNTVDDE is encoded by the exons ATGCCCCTCCTGTCCCTCGTCCCTTCCGTCGGGCGAAGCAGCCAAGCACCACCTCTCGCCACGAGGGCGAAGGAGGAGGAGCCGATAGAAGGACAAGACCATCTCGGCGTGGCGGTACCTCGAAGCGAGGAAGAGGGCGGCGACCTTGCTCCACCAATTGGGGGGCGACGCGCGCACGCACAGGGGCGGCAGCAGCAGCGCTCAATACCAGCAACCAAGATTTGTCATCAACCTCCGCTCAGATCCAGTTCGTCTCCTCCCGGGGATGTGATGATGATTCGAATCCCTGCGCTCAGATCCAGATCCTCCCCTCCCGGGGATGTGTCGACGAATCGAATCCAAGGGGGGAAACTTTCCCCCTCAACCTGCGCTAAGATCCAGATCCTCCCCTCCCGGGGATGTGACGATGAATTGAATCCAAGGAAGAAACATCTGCTGCGCCCTAGTCTCTCCATCATCCAGAAGCGAGCAAGAAGGCGGCCTCATCATCTTCTGCGACCTTGCTCCAGCCAGCCCGACGATTCCAAGATACCAGGGCAGAAACATATGCTGCGCCCTTGTCTCTCGATCCAGCCGCCCCCAAATTATTGTTGGGGGGCAAAACGCTCgcggaccaacaacaacaacagctg GAGGGACTGGTCCAACCTAGGCGATGGGCCGGCAGGTCTGATCGCTGAGCGCGTTCTCGCATTTGACGTCGCAGACTATCTCCGCTTCCGTGCCGTGTGCCGTCCATGGCGGCACTGTTCCATAGAACCACACACCCATGGCGGGCTTGACCGCCGGTTCCATCCCTGGCGGTGGGTACTGCTCCGCGAACCACTAGCTGCTCCAAACCGCCGTTGCTTCCTCAACTCCTTCACCGGCGAGTTCATCCAAGTGgacctcccggagctccttgaccATGAGCTTCTTGCTGTCACCCCGGAGGGCCTCCTTGTCCTGCTCCACGACCACAACCACGTCCGCCTGCTCAACCCGCTCACGCGTCACGTCACAGAGCTACCACCGCTCACCACGCTGCTTCCTTCTAAAGACCATGTCATGCTTTCCTATTTCAACATAGACGACTTCTTAGCGACAGGCTCTGGCATTGCTAGTGATGATTCAACAGTGTTGCTCTGCTTCAATAGGTTCCGCATTCTTGGCATGGCAAAGCCCGGTGATGACCACTGGATTTTGCTGAAGTACAACCATGATGGGTTCACACACACACCCTTAATGTTTGCAGGGCGCTTCTACTATGTTAAGGTTAAGGGTGTCATGGCGCTGCAAATCTGTCCAAACCAGCCACCACGGCTGGAGGTGGCTGCCAAGCTGAATATGCATGTCTCACCAATTTCGGAAGGGTTGCACCTCGTCAACAGTTGTGGTGACTTGATGCTGATCCACCGTCAGATTGTTCCATTGACGTCGCCGGATAAATCGCGTTATCAGTATGACATGTATCGAGTGAATTTGGATACCGGAACACTATTACCAGTCAAGAGCTTGGGTGGTAGCGCAGGGCGAGCAATGTTCTGGGGCATGCATTGCTCTTTCTCGGTGCCTCTAGAGGTTTTTCCCTCTGGCTCCATTAGCGCTGACACCATCTACCCGAGCTTTGACTTTACTGAGAGAAGCCTGTTAAAAGTTGGAGCATATCATCTCCTGGATGGACACATCGAACGACCATCTGGCTTGTTGCAGCGGCCGAATACTCTGGTTGACTGTCTATCTTTGTCCAATACGGTCGATGATGAGTAG